TATTCACTACCAGCGAGTCGTCAGTGGCGCCGCTCAGCAGCGGATTCACGCCGTCGCCGGCAAATAGCGTCGATCCTGCGCCAATATTGATGGTGCTGTGCGCCAGTTTGAGGTTGTCGGTGAGCGTCCATTGCGTATTGGCGAAGTTGATGGTGCTCCAGCCGCTGCCAAGATTCGTACCTTTGCTGAGATCGTCTGCCGCCAGCGAACCGCCACGTGCCGTTATCTGATTAAAGCTCAGCGTGCTGCCGGCACCGTTTCCAGTGGTGATATGGCGCGTGTTGGCAAGGCTGACATTCTCTACCAGCGCCTGATTGCTGCCGCTGCCCATCGTCAGGCTGCCATCAAGAGTGCCACCGGAGAGTTGCAGTGTGTCATTACCGTTGCCGGTATTGACGTCACCGACTACCTTGCCGGACAGCAAAGCGAATTGATCGTTAGTCGCCCCGCCCGCCACGATAACGGTTTCGGGGAATGGCGCGCTGATATTGCCCTCGTTGATAAACACCGATTGGCCACCGCGTAAGTCGATGATGGGCGATACCGTGCTCAGCGAGATGATGCCGCCACGGTTGATCACTTCGCTGGCGGTACTGGTGACGATTGCTGAACCTCCATTTTGGTCATAGACCGCAATGGTGCCTTCAGTGATCACTTTGCCGCTGGTGTTAGCGCGCACGCCCGTGCTATCACCGGAAACAAACATGTAGTAATCAGGTCCGATCACCAAATCATTGCTGGTGGTTGAGCCATCTTCATTGGCAAACAGATAGCCCGTGCCGCTGCCCGTGACATTGATATAAGCACTGCCGCCTTCATCAAATGAGGTGGCGGAGCGAATCCCGGTGCCGCCGTTAATATCCAGCCGCACCCGGTTAAGTGAAATATTGCTGGTCTCTGCGCGGTTGTTGATCACATTACCTTTGTTAGCGCTGAGTACCACGTGGTCGGCGATAAAACCGCTTGCACCGCGATCCAGTAAAACCGTATCGGCATGGTTATTGGCAAAAGTGGTACTGGTGTAATTGAAATAATCATCGGCACCATCTCCGACGATATTTAGCACCCCGCCATTACCCACGCGTAACGCGCTGCCATTATCTACCTGCAATTGACCGCTCATCTGCGTGTATTGGCCGTAGCCGGTGCTGACATCAACGCCAACCCCATTGGCTACGTGCACATTGCCCGCGTTGATAAAGTTGCCACCCGCATAGAGGTGCGCACCGGTGCTGTTATTGCCTAACAGATCGATTGTGCTGAAGTTTTGCACGCGGGCGCCGTTGCCGCTGCTTAATGCCGTGACGTTGTCACCAGAACCGGTGATCGGTGCCGTGAGATACAGGTTCGCACCGCCGCTGTCGGTCGCCACCCCAGTGGTGTGATTTCCGCTCAAGGTGATGGCGTTATTCACCGAGCCGTATGCGCCCTCTGAGCCACGCACCGCCGTGGCTCCTTCGCCAGTGACGTTATATTGATCGCTACCAAATAGTGTGGTGCCCACGCCGCTGGCGTCGATCCCGGTGGTATTCGCACCGCTCAAAGTAATTGCCGCCGGTTGCAGGGGATAGAAAATGCTGCCAGCCGCCAACCGATATAAAGTCGATCCCGCAGTGCTGACATCGGTTTGCCCGCCGCTGCTGACGATATTAGCGAAAGCCGCCGTTGAGACATAACCCGTCTGATTCGTGTCATGGAAAACGACTTTGCTATTTTCCCCCAGCCTTAACAGCCCGCCGCCGGATAATTCCGCCGCCACTGCATTACTGCCGTACACATTAATGGTGCCGTTTTGGTTAATCTCCACATTGTCGCCCACGCCCAATATGCCGTGCGATGGCGCATAACCGGGCGCATTACCTGCGGTGACGTTCAGTGTTCCGCTGTTGTTGATGGTTGCAGCCAGCGGATCGCTGAACGAATAACCTTGCGCATATAGCGCGGTGCTGCCATTTGTCACGCTGATATCACCACTATTGGTGACATTGGCGCCCCAAAGCGACTGAATCCCAATCGTATCGCTTCCGCCAAACGCGATATTACCGGTGTTGACCAACTGCGCCTGGTTTTGCGCAATCAAGCCCATCTGACGATCAAAATCGCTGCGCATGGCCGCATGGTTGGTCAGGCTGGTATTGCTGAAAGGATGCGTAAGACTATTGGTGATGTAGCCGGTGAGATCGTGTTTGTTGCCATCAACCAGCGCCGCGAGGCTATTATAATTGCCGAAGTTCAACTGTGTCGCCGCATCGATCGTTCCCTGCGCGCCCCCTTCAACCACCACACCCGTGGAATAACCACCAATATTTAATCTTGCGCCATGGGTATTGATATCCGTGCCCTCGCCGCTGCCAATCACGCCAGTAGAGAAGGATGCATCAGGTGTTAGCGTCATGCCGCTGCCATCAAAATCTGCACCATCCTGATAGCGAAAAATAGTCGAGTACCCGCTGGAAACGCCGTATTGACCGTTACTGGGCAAATTGATTTTGGCATCCGGGCCAATAGCCAGAAAATTGATTTGATACTGCCCGCTACCGGAGATGGGCACCGCGCTTGGTGCTACGTTTACCGTGGCATTGCCTTCGGCGCGAATACCGATCGCCGCTTCACCGCTAAGAGTGATCGGCCCGCTGAGATCGGCAGACGTGGCGCCGCCATCCTCGCCCGTTACCCACACTGCAGTATTGCGCGTGCCGTTAGCGGCGTCAGCATCGCCGCTAACGTTGATCGCCCCGGTTGACCACGCATGCGCGCTATTACCCGGCGTAGCGGTGATTTTGAGACCGGTGCTGTTGTCCCCGTTAAGATTGATGATCCCTGCATTGCCTACCTGGCCGCCGCTGCCGGAATTGATCACCTGCATAGCGATGTTTTCTGCCGGCTTAAACTGCGCGCGACCGTTAACATCGATGATGCCATTGTTGAGCGTCACGGCATCGGGTGCGTTTTCAACGCGCATCGCCGTGGCATTTTGCACCAAAGAACCGATCACGATATGACCGTTATTCACCGCGCTGGAGTCAAACAGCTGCGTCATGCCGCGCGTGCCGCCGCTCTGGTTGATCGCGACGTCTGTGGTGACGTCGGTGGCACTGCTTTGCGGCGTGCGGCCAATATACAGCGTGCCGTTGTTGGTGAAGCTCGAGGTGGTACCGCCCATCACCACGCCTGCGCTGCTGCCAGTTCCCACCGTTTCGGTGACCCCAAGATTGAGGGTGCCATTATTTACCGCGTTGCCATCACGCAAGGTGATGGCGCTTGAGCCGTCTGATAGCGCATGATTGAGCACGCCATTATTAGTAAAACGGCTGTTGTTGACTTCGACGGTCGCCGCGTTATAGCCCAGCGTGCGGCTATCCACCCCGCTGCCATCGGCATTATTGAGGAAGCCACCGTTAATTACGCCGTTATTGGTGCCGCGACTGCCGTTGGTTAACACCAACGCATTGTTGTCGGTGAGCCGGTTGCCGCTGCTGGATAACGTGCCATTAATGGTGGCCGTAGCGCCGTTATCCGCGCGCATTGCGCCGCCATTCGCGTTGACCACTTCCAGCGTTTTACCGGCATTGATGGTCGCAGTGGCTTTGGGGCCATCGGCACTCAGCACCACGCGTTCACCGATCGGTTTCAGTACTTCATCGTCAGGATCGCGGGTGTTCAGCGCCCATACCACGCTGCCGCTGGTGAAGCTAAAGGCTTTATCAAATTCGCTGTTGTAAGTGGCAGGATCGAGATTCGCGCTCTGTAACTGAGCGATCAGCCAATCATTATAGCGCTGGAGCTCGCTCACATTGCTGACATTGAAATTCGTCACCTTGCCATCTTTGGTGGTAACCGTGAAATTGCCGCGGTAGTTCACCAACGCATCGTCACTGTAAGCCCAGCGCGCACCAGCTGGAGCCTGGATGGCGCTGAAATCAACGCGATTGTCGCTATCCCAGTTCATATTGCCGCTGCTCATGGCGGTAAACAGCCGACTCTGCTTGGCTGCCATCTCCCAACCGTTGGCTGTGGTGGATGCGCCGGTCGTGCCAAGTTGAACATTGATGGTGCCGTTACTCACTGATGCAACGCGGGCGTTGAGATATTGCTGATCGGTCACATCTTCATAATCGGTTACGGCTTGATTAAGGCTAATGGGGGCCAGATTACGCAGCGCGGCCGAATCATAGGTTGCGTAGTGGCTATAAAGGCCGTTGGCGACATCCGAAACCAGCACGTCATAATTTTGCGACCCGAGCGATAGGCGCTCTTTACCGGTTAAGCTGTCGGTAAAGATGCGCCCCTCGTCTTGTAACTGACCCAGGGTGGTTGCCACTTCAGCGCTTTTACCCGGGGTAAACTGCGGTAAGCCGGTCAACGATTGTGTGCTGCCATTACACACGCAAAATACGCCAGCTTTGTTGTCACTCTTTTCAGGCGTAAATGGCTGAATAATAGCGGCTGAAGTTTGCGCCGCGGGATACATCATGCCCTGCGCGGCCAGCAGGCTAATAACAAGGGGTTTTAATTTAAACAACATCCTTTCCTCCAGAGAGAAAATAAAATTTTCGGCACGGCGAAACGCCGCCAGGCATGACGTTTTTTTTAGAAAGTGATATTGAAAATATAAATATGTAGAGTTCTGAACTGCGGTATCACAACACTTTGTAAAGAAAACGTCCAGATCGGGATAAGAGAACAAGATAAAATTAAGTCAAATTAAGAATTTACCGTTGTGATTCAGCAGTTAACAACTGCTCAGGTAGAGAAACCAAGTTGTGGCAGATCAGTTAAATAGAGCAATAAATAGGACCAGAATAAATTGAAGTTAAAAGCTTAAATTTTCAGGTTGCTATATATAGTTGTATGCATAATTAATAATGCACATTTCGAGGCGCTGTGTAGTCGATATTAATTAGAAGTCTCAAATAACAGGGTTTTGAAAACACACGCTGCATTAGGCCGCAACGACATCTATCCGCAATCACTTTCGCACCTCATTTTGTCTCTTACGATCTGTGATCATATTCGCAACATCCTGGTAAACACCCTTGTATG
The nucleotide sequence above comes from Pantoea nemavictus. Encoded proteins:
- a CDS encoding autotransporter outer membrane beta-barrel domain-containing protein — translated: MLFKLKPLVISLLAAQGMMYPAAQTSAAIIQPFTPEKSDNKAGVFCVCNGSTQSLTGLPQFTPGKSAEVATTLGQLQDEGRIFTDSLTGKERLSLGSQNYDVLVSDVANGLYSHYATYDSAALRNLAPISLNQAVTDYEDVTDQQYLNARVASVSNGTINVQLGTTGASTTANGWEMAAKQSRLFTAMSSGNMNWDSDNRVDFSAIQAPAGARWAYSDDALVNYRGNFTVTTKDGKVTNFNVSNVSELQRYNDWLIAQLQSANLDPATYNSEFDKAFSFTSGSVVWALNTRDPDDEVLKPIGERVVLSADGPKATATINAGKTLEVVNANGGAMRADNGATATINGTLSSSGNRLTDNNALVLTNGSRGTNNGVINGGFLNNADGSGVDSRTLGYNAATVEVNNSRFTNNGVLNHALSDGSSAITLRDGNAVNNGTLNLGVTETVGTGSSAGVVMGGTTSSFTNNGTLYIGRTPQSSATDVTTDVAINQSGGTRGMTQLFDSSAVNNGHIVIGSLVQNATAMRVENAPDAVTLNNGIIDVNGRAQFKPAENIAMQVINSGSGGQVGNAGIINLNGDNSTGLKITATPGNSAHAWSTGAINVSGDADAANGTRNTAVWVTGEDGGATSADLSGPITLSGEAAIGIRAEGNATVNVAPSAVPISGSGQYQINFLAIGPDAKINLPSNGQYGVSSGYSTIFRYQDGADFDGSGMTLTPDASFSTGVIGSGEGTDINTHGARLNIGGYSTGVVVEGGAQGTIDAATQLNFGNYNSLAALVDGNKHDLTGYITNSLTHPFSNTSLTNHAAMRSDFDRQMGLIAQNQAQLVNTGNIAFGGSDTIGIQSLWGANVTNSGDISVTNGSTALYAQGYSFSDPLAATINNSGTLNVTAGNAPGYAPSHGILGVGDNVEINQNGTINVYGSNAVAAELSGGGLLRLGENSKVVFHDTNQTGYVSTAAFANIVSSGGQTDVSTAGSTLYRLAAGSIFYPLQPAAITLSGANTTGIDASGVGTTLFGSDQYNVTGEGATAVRGSEGAYGSVNNAITLSGNHTTGVATDSGGANLYLTAPITGSGDNVTALSSGNGARVQNFSTIDLLGNNSTGAHLYAGGNFINAGNVHVANGVGVDVSTGYGQYTQMSGQLQVDNGSALRVGNGGVLNIVGDGADDYFNYTSTTFANNHADTVLLDRGASGFIADHVVLSANKGNVINNRAETSNISLNRVRLDINGGTGIRSATSFDEGGSAYINVTGSGTGYLFANEDGSTTSNDLVIGPDYYMFVSGDSTGVRANTSGKVITEGTIAVYDQNGGSAIVTSTASEVINRGGIISLSTVSPIIDLRGGQSVFINEGNISAPFPETVIVAGGATNDQFALLSGKVVGDVNTGNGNDTLQLSGGTLDGSLTMGSGSNQALVENVSLANTRHITTGNGAGSTLSFNQITARGGSLAADDLSKGTNLGSGWSTINFANTQWTLTDNLKLAHSTINIGAGSTLFAGDGVNPLLSGATDDSLVVNNAGTLDLTNGSGAPGNTLTIDGDLASSGGRVKLNTQIAAGGSSDTLRVNGNTRGTTLLDVTPVAASAAILTPEQGISLAQVSGTASASSFVLSNDYVASGPWQYGLYGTQNAAAWNYRLANNFITDAAGSVVRPQVTPQMPAYISAPVGLAYYNMAVMDDLHKRLGELRSDSSAASGEMFIRYLGSNLKYKTNRDVSQYGYDFDLDYSAVQLGGNLLYLQGANDSLRAGVAYTRGNARIRPDAVDGYSSTSFDNDTLSLYATWLRDSGLYLDGALSFDWHRGDTDIARQKEVGKLKGNGWGASLESGYPWQFANGIRLEPQAQLMYLQLNMDDVVDRDNTRVSWGNYDQTIGRVGARLDRTWQDQAGQQYTPYLRTSYTRGWGGSATTRAGASGAPDSVRFDSGKFGQMWDIGLGGTATLKSDVSLYAEADYRQEIDGNGAKGWRYNAGVRWMF